The following proteins are encoded in a genomic region of Desulfosporosinus youngiae DSM 17734:
- a CDS encoding CaiB/BaiF CoA transferase family protein, protein MSLPLEGLKVLDLSRYLPGPLATQILGDFGAEVIKIEDRKGELGRYLEPMIKDTSALFYTVNRNKRSMGLDLKKPEGKEIFKKLVADADIVVDQFRPDVMNKLGLGYEVLKEINPRIIYCIITGYGLTGPMRDAAGHDLNYLNIAGVTELMGTKDGPPAMSGVQIADTAGGSMYSVIAILLALAAREKTGEGQLCDVAMMDGALSLLSYTIGEWSGGDGTLPKRGGEMLTGGYAAYNIYECKDGRHVSLAAVEDKFWASFCRKLGVDEYIPLHIDIPHQEYLQDSIRKIMLSKTRDEWVEFFSDSDLCFTPVLSLDEMVKHPQVLARDMVHTLTNFQGSGKDLVCTGVPIKLSETPGEAKMVFAGIGENTDEILASIGYSTAQIEQLHKDGIV, encoded by the coding sequence ATGAGTTTACCGTTAGAAGGTCTTAAAGTCCTTGATCTATCGAGATATTTACCCGGTCCTCTGGCAACACAGATACTGGGGGATTTTGGGGCGGAGGTTATTAAGATCGAGGATCGTAAGGGTGAATTAGGGCGATATTTAGAACCTATGATCAAGGACACCAGTGCTCTTTTCTATACCGTAAATCGCAATAAGAGAAGCATGGGGCTGGATTTAAAAAAACCGGAAGGTAAAGAGATTTTCAAGAAGCTGGTTGCTGATGCTGACATCGTGGTTGATCAGTTCCGACCCGATGTCATGAACAAACTTGGCCTGGGATATGAAGTCTTAAAAGAGATTAATCCGAGAATCATTTATTGCATCATCACGGGTTACGGTTTGACTGGACCGATGCGTGATGCGGCCGGTCACGATCTTAACTATCTTAATATTGCTGGTGTGACTGAATTAATGGGGACCAAAGACGGCCCCCCTGCTATGAGCGGTGTCCAGATTGCAGATACTGCCGGAGGCAGCATGTATTCCGTGATCGCTATTTTGCTTGCCCTGGCTGCACGTGAAAAAACGGGTGAAGGCCAGCTTTGTGATGTGGCTATGATGGATGGAGCTCTTAGTCTGCTTTCTTATACCATTGGCGAATGGTCTGGGGGAGATGGCACCCTGCCCAAACGCGGTGGTGAAATGTTAACGGGTGGTTACGCTGCATACAATATTTACGAGTGCAAAGATGGCAGGCATGTCAGTTTGGCTGCTGTAGAGGATAAATTCTGGGCCAGCTTTTGTAGGAAGCTGGGAGTGGATGAGTATATTCCTCTCCATATAGATATACCTCATCAGGAATATCTCCAAGATTCCATCAGAAAGATTATGCTTTCCAAGACCCGAGATGAATGGGTTGAGTTTTTCTCGGATTCAGACCTATGCTTTACACCGGTTCTTTCGCTCGATGAAATGGTCAAACATCCACAGGTTTTGGCTCGGGATATGGTTCATACTTTGACGAATTTCCAGGGATCAGGGAAAGACCTGGTTTGCACCGGAGTTCCCATCAAGCTTTCTGAGACCCCGGGTGAAGCTAAAATGGTGTTTGCCGGAATTGGAGAGAATACGGATGAGATATTAGCGAGTATTGGGTATAGTACAGCGCAAATTGAGCAACTGCATAAGGATGGCATAGTGTAA
- a CDS encoding acyl CoA--acetate/3-ketoacid CoA transferase subunit beta, translated as MDSKKGHSKPGEFKPMDLLACAAAREVKDGEVVFAGTGLPMLAIMVAQKTQAPTAVCIYEAGSIDGRPIDLPTSVADARCSYQAAVADGLNDVFGQLQSGIVDLAYLGGAEVDLYGNVNTTFMGGPTGKRLTGSGGNNDIHSLAKRSVLIMPQLGQKRRFVEQVSYITSPGWRFPYGPNREWRSKQEVYGPAFNGGPAAVISDMGVYRFDENGEMYLDTVHPGFTAEDCRENCSFKLNISKCQGETLTPTYEELDLLYNVIDPEGIIMK; from the coding sequence ATGGATAGCAAAAAAGGACATTCCAAACCCGGTGAATTTAAGCCAATGGACCTCTTGGCTTGTGCCGCTGCCCGGGAAGTGAAAGACGGCGAAGTTGTCTTCGCCGGAACGGGTTTACCGATGTTGGCGATTATGGTTGCTCAGAAAACCCAAGCTCCCACGGCTGTCTGTATTTATGAAGCGGGCTCCATTGACGGGCGCCCCATCGACCTGCCGACTTCCGTAGCGGATGCCCGCTGCAGTTATCAAGCGGCGGTGGCGGATGGTCTGAACGATGTGTTCGGCCAACTGCAATCCGGCATTGTTGACCTGGCTTATTTGGGGGGGGCCGAAGTTGATCTTTATGGGAACGTAAACACCACTTTTATGGGCGGTCCCACGGGTAAACGACTCACTGGCAGCGGCGGCAACAACGATATCCACTCCCTGGCTAAAAGAAGTGTTTTGATCATGCCGCAATTAGGGCAAAAACGCCGTTTTGTGGAACAGGTCAGCTATATAACCTCACCCGGCTGGAGATTCCCCTATGGTCCGAACAGAGAATGGCGTTCTAAACAGGAAGTCTACGGACCAGCTTTCAATGGCGGACCCGCTGCCGTTATTTCCGATATGGGGGTCTATCGTTTTGATGAAAACGGGGAAATGTATCTTGATACGGTTCACCCGGGCTTTACGGCAGAAGATTGCCGGGAAAACTGCAGTTTTAAACTGAATATTTCAAAGTGTCAAGGTGAAACTTTGACTCCTACCTATGAGGAGTTGGATCTGCTCTATAATGTTATTGATCCGGAAGGAATTATCATGAAGTAG
- a CDS encoding cell wall-binding repeat-containing protein: MILTIKMKEQFKDFLLALLLITLIVLAYTPIAAASTSTGRIAGYDRYETAVTISQRGWPDGADSAILANGDDFPDALSAGPLAQKFNAPILLTNPYMLDTNTAAELKRLNVKKVYIIGGNAVVSNSVERQLSLMKISAIRIAGQDRYETSLKVAQEVGVNQGVFVTNGLNFADALSIGPIAASLKMPIVLVPPDDLTPAQKTFLDKTKIPSSVIVSGYYDLSENVISQFPGHELIYGADPYDRNIKLIKRFADSLNLDTVYIATGRSFPDALAASALAQKKQNAIILLDGNTIPYSSHSFIQSKLISKLNILGGTAVISSSTESTLAGLPAEIKSIDDVSDSVQEQQKYEPPKAVTATRTDGIKEEVPVTWSLSSVQTLKSGTYRFEGTVNNYSNPVYLKLTIHPKVLKVETISAEIILGDSYSFPDKISVTMSDNTTETFPVTWSSNIVPLNKAGSYTFQGTIEDLSQKVSLTLKVSEDAKITFTDPEFKDAVRRRLRKSRSESIYKSDVINITTLNVRNDNITDLTGLEYFVNLKTLDVGNNELTRITALSKLKNLKTLKINNNGLKDISAIKDLTSLTYLDISDNYITNFTPLKNLTNLTTLYLDDNEPDPYDENYTPDYSPIRSYYKNIDRRNRDFSL, translated from the coding sequence ATGATTTTGACCATAAAAATGAAAGAGCAGTTTAAAGATTTCTTGTTAGCCCTTTTGCTTATTACGCTTATAGTCTTAGCCTACACACCTATAGCTGCAGCTTCTACATCGACCGGACGAATTGCAGGCTACGACCGCTATGAAACTGCCGTTACTATTAGTCAAAGGGGCTGGCCTGATGGAGCAGATTCAGCAATTCTTGCCAACGGAGACGACTTTCCGGATGCTTTAAGCGCTGGACCATTAGCTCAAAAATTCAATGCCCCGATATTGTTGACCAATCCTTATATGTTAGATACTAACACGGCCGCTGAGTTGAAACGCCTGAACGTAAAAAAAGTTTACATAATTGGCGGGAATGCGGTTGTCTCTAACAGTGTAGAACGTCAACTTTCCTTGATGAAGATCTCCGCTATTCGAATAGCCGGACAGGATCGTTATGAAACATCATTAAAAGTAGCTCAGGAAGTCGGCGTGAATCAAGGAGTTTTCGTAACCAACGGTTTGAATTTTGCGGACGCCTTGTCCATAGGTCCCATTGCAGCATCTCTAAAGATGCCGATCGTACTAGTCCCTCCAGATGATCTAACTCCTGCACAAAAGACCTTTTTAGACAAGACTAAAATCCCTTCCAGTGTCATTGTCTCAGGATATTATGATCTGAGTGAGAACGTAATCAGCCAGTTTCCTGGTCACGAACTGATTTACGGTGCTGACCCTTATGATCGCAATATTAAACTGATTAAACGATTTGCAGATAGTCTAAACCTGGATACTGTTTACATTGCAACAGGCAGGTCTTTTCCAGATGCACTTGCCGCCTCTGCTTTAGCCCAGAAGAAACAAAACGCTATTATCTTGCTCGATGGTAATACAATCCCCTATTCAAGCCATTCGTTCATCCAGTCTAAGCTTATTTCGAAGCTCAACATTCTCGGCGGCACAGCGGTTATCAGCAGTTCGACTGAATCGACACTCGCCGGACTTCCGGCCGAAATCAAGTCAATTGACGATGTTTCTGACAGTGTTCAGGAACAGCAGAAATACGAACCTCCCAAAGCCGTAACAGCGACAAGAACAGACGGAATAAAAGAGGAAGTGCCTGTGACCTGGAGTCTGTCCTCAGTTCAAACTCTAAAGTCCGGAACCTATAGATTTGAAGGTACCGTAAATAATTATAGTAACCCCGTTTATTTAAAATTAACAATCCATCCAAAAGTCTTGAAAGTAGAGACTATTTCCGCCGAAATCATTCTTGGGGATTCCTATAGTTTTCCCGACAAGATATCAGTAACTATGAGTGATAATACGACAGAAACATTCCCTGTAACTTGGAGCAGTAATATCGTCCCCTTGAATAAGGCAGGCAGTTACACCTTTCAAGGAACCATTGAAGACTTGTCACAAAAAGTTAGTTTAACCCTCAAAGTTTCAGAAGATGCTAAAATCACTTTCACTGATCCTGAGTTTAAAGATGCAGTGAGACGTAGATTGCGCAAAAGCAGGAGCGAGTCAATTTATAAAAGTGATGTTATAAATATCACTACCTTGAATGTACGAAACGATAACATCACTGATTTAACCGGCTTGGAGTATTTTGTGAATTTGAAAACCCTTGATGTCGGCAATAATGAACTCACGAGGATCACTGCACTAAGCAAACTAAAAAACTTAAAGACCCTAAAAATTAATAATAATGGTCTTAAGGATATTAGTGCCATCAAAGATTTAACATCGCTTACCTATCTTGATATTTCCGATAATTACATTACGAACTTTACGCCCTTAAAAAACCTCACCAATTTAACCACACTTTATTTGGATGATAACGAACCCGACCCCTATGACGAGAATTATACTCCCGATTATAGTCCAATCCGATCCTATTATAAAAACATTGACCGGCGCAATAGAGATTTCAGTTTATAG
- a CDS encoding Uma2 family endonuclease, with protein sequence MPLQHKNKKYTFSDYLTWPENEHWEIIDGVPIMQAAPTWQHQAISRELLTQFNNYLNDNPCQVFASPFDLRLPETNERDEETTFVVQPDIIVICDKTGLKGTGYYGTPMLVIEISAPSTARSDKVWKFNRYEKVGVKEYWIVEPEGKFISVFTLLPNNRYGRPEVYTETDKVEVSVIPGFMVDLKPVFDKI encoded by the coding sequence ATGCCCTTACAGCATAAAAATAAAAAGTATACTTTCTCCGATTATTTAACCTGGCCGGAAAACGAACACTGGGAGATTATCGATGGAGTGCCTATTATGCAGGCTGCACCAACCTGGCAACATCAAGCGATATCAAGGGAGCTTTTGACCCAGTTCAATAATTATCTTAACGATAACCCTTGTCAGGTGTTTGCTTCCCCCTTCGATCTAAGACTGCCGGAAACCAACGAAAGGGATGAAGAAACCACATTTGTTGTTCAGCCTGATATTATAGTTATTTGTGATAAAACAGGACTAAAAGGAACAGGGTACTATGGTACTCCCATGCTAGTGATAGAAATTTCTGCTCCTTCGACAGCAAGAAGTGACAAAGTTTGGAAATTTAATAGATACGAAAAAGTTGGAGTTAAAGAGTACTGGATTGTTGAACCGGAAGGTAAGTTTATTAGTGTCTTCACCTTACTGCCAAATAATAGATATGGAAGACCGGAAGTTTACACTGAAACAGATAAGGTGGAAGTGTCTGTTATCCCTGGTTTTATGGTAGATTTAAAGCCGGTCTTTGATAAGATCTAA
- a CDS encoding acyl CoA--acetate/3-ketoacid CoA transferase subunit alpha: MARPKKVSLTEAIGQIKDGDMLTFGGFTVWRRPMAAIYELIRQKKRNLHLVEVNGGTHDDMLVGAGCVGIWESSWCGHELYGKLGGNLARRIEKGEILYEDWSHIQVLNRFVAGSKGLPFMPTYSAMGSDVLNPDNDMLGKAGLRDGSNPHIGKHKHIAYKEPFTDSEIILIPAANPDWCITHVQTVGTEGTVRVEGLRFSDQEVIKASKHNIIIAEKIVSEDSLREHPTRNMLGGYLVDYIVELPWGAHPTGLYGVHEPDGEFIANFFKSTRTQEGFDQWADEWIYGVKDYQEYLDKLGKERLQTLVADPALGYSKTMKRGSR; encoded by the coding sequence ATGGCCAGGCCAAAAAAAGTTAGTCTCACGGAAGCGATAGGGCAGATCAAGGATGGCGATATGTTGACATTCGGAGGTTTTACCGTTTGGCGTCGTCCTATGGCAGCGATTTATGAGCTGATTCGGCAGAAAAAACGTAATCTCCATCTTGTCGAGGTGAATGGCGGAACCCATGATGATATGCTCGTGGGTGCCGGCTGCGTAGGAATCTGGGAATCCAGCTGGTGTGGACACGAACTTTACGGCAAGCTTGGCGGTAACTTGGCCCGCCGGATTGAAAAGGGCGAAATCCTGTATGAGGACTGGTCACATATCCAAGTCTTAAATCGCTTTGTGGCCGGTTCCAAGGGGCTGCCTTTTATGCCGACTTATTCCGCTATGGGAAGCGATGTACTGAATCCGGATAACGATATGCTGGGTAAAGCCGGTCTCCGCGACGGATCCAACCCCCATATCGGTAAGCATAAGCATATTGCCTACAAAGAACCTTTCACGGATTCCGAGATTATCTTAATTCCGGCGGCTAATCCGGACTGGTGTATCACTCATGTGCAAACGGTGGGCACAGAAGGAACGGTAAGAGTCGAGGGTTTAAGATTCAGTGATCAGGAAGTCATTAAGGCTTCTAAGCATAATATTATCATTGCGGAAAAGATTGTTTCCGAGGACTCGCTGCGTGAGCATCCGACTCGCAATATGCTGGGTGGTTACTTAGTGGATTATATCGTCGAGTTACCTTGGGGTGCTCATCCCACAGGCTTGTACGGGGTGCATGAACCAGACGGGGAATTTATCGCCAATTTCTTCAAATCTACCCGTACTCAGGAAGGGTTCGATCAGTGGGCCGATGAATGGATTTACGGAGTTAAAGACTACCAGGAGTATCTCGATAAATTAGGAAAAGAGCGCTTGCAAACTCTGGTTGCTGATCCTGCTTTAGGCTATTCAAAAACAATGAAAAGGGGGTCAAGATAA
- the rplU gene encoding 50S ribosomal protein L21 — translation MYAVIETGGKQFRVQEGDEIYVEKLDANVGDAVTIDQVLLVEKDGSVKVGTPVVAGATAVLKVVEHGKGEKIVVFKYKSKKNYRRKQGHRQPYTKVLVEALQA, via the coding sequence ATGTACGCAGTTATTGAAACCGGTGGTAAGCAGTTTCGCGTTCAAGAAGGCGACGAAATATACGTTGAGAAATTGGATGCTAATGTAGGAGATGCCGTAACGATTGATCAAGTTCTTCTCGTGGAAAAAGACGGTTCTGTAAAAGTTGGAACCCCAGTTGTGGCAGGTGCTACAGCAGTGCTGAAAGTCGTGGAGCACGGTAAAGGGGAGAAGATTGTTGTCTTCAAATACAAATCCAAAAAGAACTATCGACGCAAACAAGGACATCGTCAACCTTACACAAAAGTTCTCGTCGAGGCACTCCAAGCGTAA
- a CDS encoding ribosomal-processing cysteine protease Prp gives MRFIIWADDRGQIREFEMSGHAGFAEEGQDIVCAGVSALSIAAVNGLEHFLSVAPKVREADGHITCQLVEVSEQELEKAQWILQTMALGIEKIQAAYGQDYIFIDRRRWTPC, from the coding sequence ATTCGTTTCATTATATGGGCGGATGACCGAGGGCAAATTCGTGAATTCGAGATGTCTGGACATGCAGGGTTTGCAGAAGAAGGCCAGGATATTGTTTGTGCGGGGGTTTCTGCGCTGAGTATCGCGGCTGTCAATGGGTTGGAGCACTTCTTGTCGGTGGCCCCTAAGGTTCGGGAGGCAGATGGACACATCACCTGTCAGCTTGTAGAGGTTTCTGAGCAGGAATTAGAGAAGGCCCAATGGATTTTGCAGACAATGGCGTTAGGTATCGAAAAAATACAGGCGGCTTATGGCCAAGACTATATATTTATCGATCGAAGGAGGTGGACTCCATGCTAA